The proteins below come from a single Halothiobacillus neapolitanus c2 genomic window:
- a CDS encoding type II secretion system F family protein: MNTNLIIILVGVLIAGSVGMLFWALTGFLRDVPEADRNYQDPLPLGLRLIWPLVNAATFVLAPRLSPDKLEKAHHTLQTAGQDFVLNPEQLYGLRVVGAGIVVAFFWLILAMLHKQSASLFAMTLVLGAVLGWLYPSLWLTERRKHRQRLVIKDLPVFLDFIVMAVEAGLNITGGIEQATLKGPKGPLAQEFRRLLRDMRSGLARAEALKRMAERMDMPQISSFTGTLIQADRVGASLGASLRVQADQRREERFLRAEKLALEAPVKMMLPLVMFFFPLIFLFLAYFIYLRMIQEGIL; encoded by the coding sequence ATGAATACGAATCTCATCATTATTCTGGTCGGTGTGCTTATCGCCGGTTCGGTCGGGATGCTGTTCTGGGCATTGACAGGTTTCCTGCGCGATGTGCCGGAGGCGGATCGAAACTATCAGGATCCGCTGCCGCTGGGGTTGCGTCTGATATGGCCGTTGGTGAATGCCGCCACCTTTGTTCTGGCGCCCAGATTATCACCGGATAAATTGGAAAAGGCGCACCACACGCTGCAAACCGCTGGGCAGGATTTCGTGCTGAATCCGGAGCAACTCTATGGTTTGCGGGTCGTCGGAGCGGGGATTGTTGTTGCATTTTTCTGGCTGATCCTGGCGATGCTCCATAAGCAGAGTGCTTCGTTATTTGCGATGACGCTGGTTCTCGGCGCCGTACTGGGCTGGTTGTACCCGAGCCTATGGCTGACAGAGCGTCGCAAGCATCGTCAGCGGTTAGTCATCAAGGATCTACCGGTTTTTCTCGATTTCATCGTCATGGCGGTCGAAGCGGGGCTCAATATCACCGGTGGCATTGAACAGGCGACCTTGAAGGGCCCGAAGGGGCCGTTGGCACAAGAGTTCCGCCGTTTATTGCGCGATATGCGCTCAGGACTTGCTCGTGCGGAAGCACTGAAACGCATGGCCGAACGTATGGATATGCCACAAATATCCAGTTTTACCGGCACCTTGATTCAAGCCGATCGCGTCGGTGCCAGTCTCGGTGCCAGCTTGCGGGTACAAGCCGATCAGCGACGGGAAGAACGTTTTTTACGTGCCGAAAAACTGGCACTGGAAGCGCCCGTCAAGATGATGCTACCGCTCGTCATGTTCTTCTTTCCGCTGATTTTCTTGTTTCTCGCCTACTTCATCTACTTGCGGATGATTCAGGAAGGCATCCTGTGA
- a CDS encoding type II secretion system F family protein: MTSALLPLIFVIFFSITLLGFVLVRNGVIFWGKYKQQFTEQASYSLADMFLFLDAAHLWRVNLVALLAVPLLLWLTTDNPLLVVIAIVVIAIFPKKFYAWLKQRRIDKIQQQLPDGLMMVSGSMRAGLGFTAALESLARDTDPPLAQEFALVLREQRMGVKLEDALLHFNDRVPVQDVTLFVSAVNISREVGGNLAESLTSLASTLRRRLIMEGKVKSLTAQGRLQGIVMALMPVGLLTFLTLAYPDTMHDLYHTPLGWGIIAVAVVMEYLGYRMSLKIVTIDI; this comes from the coding sequence ATGACTTCTGCGCTTTTGCCCCTCATCTTTGTCATTTTCTTCAGCATCACCCTGTTGGGCTTTGTGCTGGTGCGAAACGGGGTGATCTTCTGGGGAAAATATAAGCAACAGTTTACTGAGCAGGCCAGTTACAGCCTGGCCGACATGTTTCTTTTTCTGGATGCGGCTCATCTCTGGCGGGTAAATCTTGTGGCATTGCTCGCGGTGCCGCTGTTGTTGTGGCTGACTACCGACAATCCGCTTCTGGTCGTGATCGCCATCGTAGTCATCGCGATTTTTCCGAAAAAATTCTACGCATGGTTGAAGCAACGCCGGATCGACAAGATCCAGCAACAACTGCCCGATGGCTTGATGATGGTGTCTGGCAGCATGCGGGCGGGGCTCGGTTTTACCGCAGCACTCGAAAGCCTGGCGCGTGATACCGACCCGCCATTGGCGCAGGAATTCGCGCTGGTGCTCCGCGAGCAGCGCATGGGGGTGAAGCTGGAAGATGCCTTGCTGCATTTTAACGACCGTGTGCCTGTTCAGGACGTTACCTTGTTTGTCTCTGCCGTGAATATTTCCCGTGAAGTTGGCGGCAACTTGGCAGAAAGCCTGACATCGCTCGCGAGTACGCTCCGTCGTCGTCTGATCATGGAAGGCAAGGTCAAGTCACTGACTGCGCAAGGTCGTCTTCAGGGGATCGTCATGGCATTGATGCCGGTCGGGTTACTCACTTTTCTCACGCTCGCCTATCCCGACACCATGCACGACCTTTATCACACCCCATTGGGCTGGGGGATCATCGCCGTGGCCGTCGTGATGGAATATCTCGGCTATCGGATGAGCCTCAAGATCGTGACCATCGACATATGA
- a CDS encoding ATPase, T2SS/T4P/T4SS family has protein sequence MFVVTVETSKRDPRQVRCLNDSCGIGRGEDNLIMLQGWNIAREHALIRAAHDGVHIEVLSGRAPVSVNGDRVKDRHGPLHRDDTVLIGDYRLRVATESASGPEPAAVSHSHVMVPQPVSAEAEADNARAAHAAASILSQNTDMLLWRQRVHSALVKQMDLRRVDVHGMSDDELRAKTGALIDEIIQREFSDLPASIDRSRLAKEVLDEAIGLGPLEDLISDDSVTEIMVNRADEIFVERAGRIERSPVIFTSDKAVLSVIERIVAPLGRRIDESSPMVDARLLDGSRVNAVIPPVALRGPSLSIRKFSKRKMTGQDLLDFGSCNAEMLEFIEVAVREKKNIVVTGGTGSGKTTLLNILSNFIPDHERIVTIEDAAELKLTQPNLVSMEARPANLEGKGQIAIRDLVRNSLRMRPDRIVVGECRGGEALDMLQAMNTGHEGSLTTAHANTPRDALSRLEVMVLMSSMDLPISVVREQIASAIDLIIHQRRFPCGSRKITHICEVTGLESGTIQTQDIFVFRGREQGGAGGKVRGSFSATGAVPEFYEELAERGVSVDLSIFTLKEQAVA, from the coding sequence ATGTTCGTTGTAACGGTGGAAACATCCAAACGCGACCCAAGACAGGTGCGTTGTCTGAATGATAGTTGTGGCATCGGGCGTGGCGAAGACAACCTGATCATGCTTCAGGGTTGGAATATCGCGCGCGAGCATGCGCTGATTCGTGCGGCGCACGATGGGGTTCATATCGAGGTGTTGAGTGGCCGTGCGCCCGTATCGGTGAACGGTGATCGTGTCAAAGACAGGCACGGTCCATTGCACAGAGACGACACGGTGCTCATCGGGGATTATCGATTGCGGGTGGCTACTGAGTCGGCCTCCGGGCCCGAGCCAGCCGCGGTTAGCCATTCTCATGTCATGGTGCCGCAACCTGTGTCCGCCGAAGCAGAAGCTGACAATGCCCGTGCCGCACACGCTGCGGCGTCGATCCTGAGTCAAAACACGGACATGCTGTTATGGCGGCAACGCGTGCATTCTGCGCTGGTCAAACAGATGGATCTTCGGCGGGTTGATGTGCATGGCATGAGCGATGACGAGTTGCGCGCGAAGACAGGCGCTTTGATTGACGAAATCATCCAGCGCGAATTCTCTGATCTTCCTGCCAGTATTGATCGTTCCCGTTTGGCAAAAGAGGTGTTGGACGAAGCCATTGGGCTAGGGCCGCTGGAAGATCTGATTTCTGATGACAGCGTGACCGAAATCATGGTCAATAGGGCCGATGAAATCTTTGTGGAACGGGCCGGGCGTATCGAGCGCTCGCCGGTGATTTTCACAAGCGACAAAGCTGTGCTTTCCGTCATCGAGCGGATCGTTGCACCACTGGGGCGTCGTATCGATGAAAGCTCACCGATGGTCGATGCCCGACTGTTGGACGGCTCCCGGGTTAATGCCGTGATTCCGCCCGTGGCGCTCCGCGGGCCGAGCCTGAGTATTCGTAAATTCAGCAAGCGAAAGATGACGGGGCAGGATCTATTAGATTTTGGCTCCTGCAATGCCGAAATGCTTGAATTCATCGAAGTCGCCGTGCGGGAAAAAAAGAACATTGTCGTTACGGGGGGTACGGGTTCAGGTAAAACGACCCTGCTCAATATCCTGTCCAATTTCATTCCCGATCATGAGCGTATCGTTACGATTGAAGATGCGGCGGAACTGAAACTGACGCAGCCCAATCTGGTTTCGATGGAAGCGCGCCCCGCCAATCTTGAAGGCAAAGGGCAAATAGCCATCCGTGATTTGGTTCGCAACAGCCTGCGTATGCGCCCGGATCGAATCGTAGTGGGTGAATGCCGGGGCGGAGAGGCGCTGGATATGCTTCAGGCCATGAATACCGGCCACGAAGGATCGCTGACGACCGCTCATGCCAACACCCCTCGCGATGCACTTTCCCGTCTTGAAGTCATGGTTCTGATGTCGAGTATGGATTTGCCCATTTCCGTCGTGCGAGAACAGATTGCATCGGCCATTGATCTGATTATTCATCAGCGCCGGTTTCCTTGTGGGTCACGAAAAATCACGCATATTTGTGAGGTGACGGGGCTCGAAAGTGGAACGATTCAGACTCAAGATATTTTTGTCTTCCGTGGGCGAGAGCAGGGTGGTGCAGGGGGCAAAGTCAGGGGAAGTTTCTCGGCGACGGGCGCAGTCCCCGAGTTCTACGAGGAGTTGGCGGAACGCGGTGTGTCGGTTGATCTGTCCATCTTCACACTCAAAGAGCAGGCCGTAGCATGA
- a CDS encoding type II and III secretion system protein family protein has product MCNLVARRNRYTRWLLALWLFSVPVFSADAPALPDAVTMYAGQALVRSAPGSLLRVAVGNGKLVEVRVLGRRQMVIIANQAGDTSLQLWMRDGSRRSIDLHIVSGNTDQVAELVRTLLKASKAVSVNTVGGNVVLSGVNLTQEDVAQIAAIKKVYPQVLDFTQANAVQMKPMVMMKVRIMEFDKSALHQIGIKWDSVIDGPGGALAHDFASNSLYRMTPSSFGGIGANGAVNLPLSLSGTPAFFGLVTSITSKINLMMQTGNAWELATPQLAARSGGTADFLVGGEVPIPIAQGLGQTSVEYKPYGIKLHIEPVVSSTGDISTTIKAEISHIDPSVTVQGYPGFLTRKASTEVNVHEGQTIVISGLVDSSASKTIDKVPGLGQIPVLGELFRSRDFKSKRSDLVIFVTPYLVTPDAPLNKALISKSNKLADEFRKTVGSDILN; this is encoded by the coding sequence ATGTGCAATTTGGTCGCCAGACGCAATAGGTATACACGCTGGTTGTTGGCGTTGTGGCTGTTTTCCGTACCCGTTTTTTCTGCTGATGCGCCCGCGTTGCCTGATGCGGTCACGATGTATGCAGGGCAAGCTTTGGTGAGGTCGGCACCGGGTTCGCTTCTTCGTGTCGCCGTTGGCAATGGCAAGCTGGTTGAGGTACGCGTTCTCGGACGTCGGCAAATGGTGATTATTGCCAATCAAGCGGGCGATACCTCATTGCAGCTATGGATGCGGGATGGCAGTCGTCGCAGCATTGATTTGCATATCGTGTCGGGCAATACCGATCAGGTGGCGGAGCTAGTTCGCACACTGCTGAAAGCGAGCAAAGCCGTATCTGTTAATACAGTTGGTGGAAACGTTGTGTTAAGTGGGGTCAACCTGACTCAGGAGGATGTTGCCCAGATTGCCGCGATTAAAAAGGTTTACCCTCAGGTTCTTGATTTCACACAGGCCAATGCGGTGCAGATGAAACCGATGGTCATGATGAAAGTGCGCATCATGGAATTCGACAAAAGCGCCCTGCATCAGATCGGTATTAAGTGGGATTCCGTGATCGATGGCCCTGGCGGAGCGCTGGCCCATGACTTTGCTTCGAATTCACTGTATCGCATGACACCCAGTAGCTTCGGCGGTATCGGTGCGAATGGGGCTGTCAATTTGCCATTGTCCTTGTCAGGTACGCCAGCCTTCTTTGGTTTGGTGACGTCTATCACTTCGAAAATCAATTTGATGATGCAGACGGGCAACGCCTGGGAGCTTGCTACACCGCAGCTGGCGGCACGGAGCGGCGGAACGGCTGATTTCCTTGTCGGCGGGGAGGTGCCCATACCCATTGCACAAGGTTTGGGGCAGACATCGGTTGAGTACAAACCTTATGGAATCAAGCTTCACATCGAGCCCGTCGTCAGTAGTACGGGAGATATTTCGACGACGATCAAAGCGGAAATCAGTCACATCGATCCCAGTGTGACCGTGCAGGGGTACCCAGGATTCCTGACTCGCAAAGCCAGCACAGAAGTCAATGTTCACGAAGGTCAGACCATCGTGATTTCGGGGTTGGTTGACTCTTCGGCATCAAAAACAATCGATAAGGTGCCCGGGTTGGGTCAAATCCCCGTGCTTGGCGAGTTGTTTCGTTCGCGCGATTTCAAATCGAAACGCAGTGATCTTGTGATCTTTGTCACGCCCTATCTTGTCACTCCGGATGCGCCTTTGAATAAGGCGTTAATCAGCAAGAGCAACAAGCTGGCCGATGAATTCCGTAAAACAGTCGGGAGCGACATCCTGAACTGA
- the cpaB gene encoding Flp pilus assembly protein CpaB, with the protein MPKVNRNFLYVAVAVLLGGLASVLAVKYINQQVATRTHTAAPQKMRTVVVPVHNLKVGDVLSAKDLATRDIPVAYVPADALTPDDYESHLGQMLTTPLAQGAPISAMAMEPIANHFSDIIKPDRVAYTIDVSETNSISGLIVPGDHIDILLLLSKNSKDDIRPLLSDVLVLATGKHAKGVRSDGTEGNQGYSNLTLELTPKNAQRIGIAKKMGQLLVMLRSPDTKFPPNLGLLTASDLLGAGPRAHGGGVQFIIGGRQ; encoded by the coding sequence ATGCCTAAAGTAAATCGCAACTTTTTGTATGTTGCTGTAGCCGTTTTGCTCGGTGGTTTAGCCAGCGTTTTGGCTGTGAAATACATCAACCAGCAGGTTGCCACGAGAACTCATACGGCCGCGCCGCAAAAGATGCGCACGGTGGTTGTGCCTGTGCATAACCTTAAAGTGGGTGACGTGTTGTCAGCAAAAGATCTGGCTACACGGGATATTCCTGTGGCCTATGTCCCCGCTGATGCACTGACCCCGGATGACTACGAAAGTCACTTGGGACAGATGTTGACGACTCCATTGGCCCAAGGCGCGCCCATATCCGCGATGGCGATGGAACCGATCGCGAATCACTTTTCCGACATCATCAAGCCAGACCGTGTCGCCTACACCATTGATGTCAGTGAAACCAATTCGATTTCTGGTTTGATTGTGCCGGGTGATCACATCGACATTCTTCTGCTCTTGTCCAAAAACAGTAAGGACGATATTCGCCCACTCCTTAGCGATGTTCTAGTGCTCGCTACCGGGAAGCACGCCAAAGGGGTTAGAAGCGACGGCACAGAAGGAAACCAAGGCTACTCCAATCTCACGCTGGAGTTGACTCCTAAGAATGCGCAACGAATCGGCATCGCTAAAAAGATGGGTCAACTGCTCGTCATGCTGCGTTCGCCCGACACCAAATTTCCACCAAACCTGGGGTTGTTGACAGCATCCGACCTTTTGGGCGCGGGTCCTCGTGCACATGGTGGCGGCGTCCAATTCATTATCGGTGGAAGGCAGTAA
- a CDS encoding TadE family protein, whose translation MNYRTKSAPPQTGSNRHKQRGQSLVEMAISLTVLVPLAMGVMLLGQFIHIKLQTQNAVREAAWAATVDPALATAVIPSKTTEETQLRQHQFADADSALLSGGSAPAGFPDPMLTTFAGRPLLNPSDLTLKVYQQQASPSYLDQAISMLGNALSDTLPPNRQGLVTAEVHANTQKILSTDGSPLQFLGGLVNKRMDISAKTVLLADTWDAAGGGETLNGQSAGGAYANRTVRAVIQPMVPSTWLGSLSSVINGAAKLLGSIPLINDLLTPNMDHFEMGRTAPDVVPVDKLVK comes from the coding sequence ATGAATTACCGCACAAAATCAGCACCTCCTCAAACCGGGAGCAACCGCCATAAGCAGCGGGGGCAAAGTCTGGTTGAGATGGCAATTTCTTTAACGGTTCTAGTGCCACTTGCCATGGGTGTGATGTTGTTAGGGCAATTTATTCACATCAAATTGCAAACCCAGAATGCCGTTCGAGAAGCCGCTTGGGCCGCTACGGTCGATCCCGCCCTTGCAACTGCCGTCATTCCGAGCAAAACGACCGAAGAAACACAACTACGCCAACATCAGTTTGCGGATGCAGACTCAGCATTACTCAGCGGAGGATCTGCTCCTGCTGGCTTCCCTGATCCCATGTTGACCACATTTGCAGGGCGCCCACTACTGAATCCCTCTGACCTGACCCTAAAGGTCTATCAGCAGCAAGCATCGCCCAGCTACCTGGATCAAGCCATAAGCATGCTCGGCAATGCGCTTTCTGATACCTTGCCTCCAAATCGGCAGGGTCTGGTTACCGCTGAAGTTCATGCGAATACCCAAAAGATTCTGAGCACTGACGGTTCTCCCTTGCAGTTTCTGGGCGGCTTGGTCAATAAACGAATGGACATTTCTGCTAAGACCGTCCTCTTAGCAGACACTTGGGATGCGGCTGGTGGAGGCGAAACCCTGAATGGGCAATCTGCAGGCGGCGCCTATGCCAATCGAACGGTAAGGGCGGTTATCCAGCCAATGGTGCCCTCCACGTGGTTGGGTAGCTTGAGTTCCGTGATTAACGGGGCCGCTAAGCTGCTCGGGAGCATTCCATTAATTAACGATTTGCTCACACCCAATATGGATCACTTTGAAATGGGCCGAACCGCTCCGGATGTTGTCCCCGTCGACAAGTTGGTGAAATAG
- a CDS encoding pilus assembly protein TadG-related protein: MSLPSRLSGQALILALITLVVLVVGVIVLFNSGQAVSKKMQLVNTADAAAYSAAVQQARALNMISYMNRATVANQVAMAQMVSWYSWTNFAISATDHLKNAIQKVAIVADISVVGAELGAVLQQAANILGNVKDALVQGRDIEQEVLNIASAVIANLDGAYSKASHLIASPVQSADIANLARRIARLNNPRVDIPAMGLALLAQSARSANGYVARYVIPTDGSQSAEADRFANVVMEARDPFSRVRDGHVGFGAGSGLASIGLSMDKKGGTDLVNYRNWVGLDTLNLHVWFPCWSGGWSSHPTTCHVNVPMAWGGAAGVDQTPSNGFSGLARQDNGWKGPYTWRPQEYAGPGSYPAYSGALQNGDAGNKVLSDPAENGTPWIKPSLSVISGATVGLPDYNDIKSDKATVPYLNGKSASANGVNNLDVGPLFTVLVEESMSTVRTSSHVPGIGGPPDFDIADKTVHDKMTALSSAQVYFSRSQTLFPNLVDSHRETGSLFSPYWQVRLVETPCTTQLAVAATYGVVGVCSP; this comes from the coding sequence ATGTCCTTGCCTTCCCGGCTCAGCGGGCAGGCTCTTATTCTTGCACTGATTACACTGGTCGTGCTGGTGGTCGGGGTAATCGTGCTGTTCAATTCCGGCCAGGCGGTAAGCAAAAAAATGCAGTTGGTTAACACGGCTGACGCCGCTGCCTACAGTGCGGCAGTACAACAGGCGCGCGCGCTTAACATGATCTCGTACATGAATCGAGCGACCGTCGCGAATCAGGTCGCCATGGCTCAAATGGTCAGCTGGTATTCGTGGACCAATTTTGCCATTAGTGCGACAGATCATCTCAAGAATGCCATACAAAAAGTGGCGATTGTCGCTGATATATCAGTCGTCGGTGCTGAGCTTGGTGCTGTTCTGCAACAAGCCGCAAACATTCTTGGTAACGTTAAGGATGCTTTAGTTCAGGGGCGAGATATAGAGCAAGAGGTTTTAAATATTGCATCAGCCGTTATTGCAAACCTTGATGGAGCCTATTCTAAAGCTTCGCATTTGATTGCCAGCCCTGTGCAATCTGCAGATATTGCCAATTTGGCTCGTCGGATCGCGCGGTTGAATAATCCTCGGGTGGATATTCCTGCAATGGGCTTGGCATTGTTGGCACAGAGTGCACGGAGTGCGAATGGTTATGTTGCTCGATATGTGATTCCTACGGATGGAAGTCAGTCCGCAGAGGCGGATCGCTTTGCCAATGTAGTTATGGAAGCCCGTGATCCTTTTTCACGAGTGCGTGATGGTCATGTCGGTTTCGGCGCGGGTAGCGGATTGGCCAGCATAGGATTATCGATGGATAAGAAGGGCGGTACCGACCTTGTTAATTATCGCAATTGGGTTGGTCTGGATACACTGAACTTGCATGTCTGGTTTCCCTGTTGGTCGGGCGGATGGTCCTCTCATCCAACAACCTGCCACGTCAATGTGCCAATGGCCTGGGGTGGTGCGGCGGGCGTGGATCAAACGCCTAGCAACGGTTTTAGTGGTTTGGCTCGTCAGGATAATGGTTGGAAGGGCCCATACACGTGGAGACCGCAGGAATACGCAGGCCCCGGGAGTTACCCTGCCTACAGTGGCGCTCTGCAAAATGGGGATGCGGGCAATAAGGTACTTTCCGATCCCGCAGAAAACGGCACCCCTTGGATCAAACCATCTTTATCCGTTATTTCGGGAGCCACCGTCGGCCTTCCCGACTACAACGATATCAAAAGTGACAAGGCCACCGTTCCCTACCTGAATGGCAAGAGCGCCTCCGCTAACGGGGTGAATAATTTAGATGTCGGCCCCTTATTTACGGTGCTCGTTGAAGAGTCCATGAGCACCGTCCGCACCAGCAGCCATGTGCCCGGTATCGGAGGCCCGCCGGATTTTGATATTGCCGATAAAACCGTACACGACAAGATGACCGCGCTTTCATCTGCTCAGGTGTATTTCAGTCGCTCGCAAACTTTGTTTCCGAATCTTGTCGATTCGCATCGAGAGACAGGCAGTCTGTTCAGCCCGTACTGGCAGGTGCGCCTCGTGGAAACACCTTGCACGACTCAATTGGCGGTTGCGGCCACCTATGGCGTGGTCGGCGTTTGTTCGCCGTGA
- a CDS encoding OmpA family protein, which yields MIYRTAIKFAFFLCLSVTSTSVFAAKDAVGCKDNPIVSRFQGATLLACQQKNYDESALPLGIWKDNQPTPSKVMTASGKSAWYFYSIPQSVSGMEVFRNYESALTKAGFSIPFQCSGTQQCGWELANQGLQPLHGFAGHIGTSNYAIGAAGMDGVFHELTAHLQRPQGNVDLMLMVIDRDSAQGLQAPAVYLKLIEGQPMKTGEVTVTAKAISNGLAQNGHIALYGIHFATDSAALEASSDKELGEMAKMLKQEPSAHVYIVGHTDDTGALPHNLKLSRDRADAVVKALITRYGISSNRLVAEGVASFAPVASNASDQGRALNRRVEIVLQ from the coding sequence ATGATCTACCGCACCGCGATCAAATTTGCTTTTTTTCTTTGCCTTTCAGTGACGTCCACGTCTGTATTTGCCGCCAAGGATGCGGTCGGTTGCAAGGACAACCCGATCGTGTCCAGATTCCAGGGAGCGACCTTACTGGCCTGCCAACAGAAGAACTACGATGAGTCGGCATTGCCGCTCGGGATATGGAAAGATAATCAACCAACACCCAGTAAAGTCATGACGGCCAGCGGAAAGTCGGCGTGGTACTTCTATAGCATCCCCCAAAGCGTCAGTGGCATGGAGGTGTTTCGCAATTACGAATCGGCGCTGACCAAAGCCGGATTCAGTATTCCGTTCCAATGCTCGGGCACACAGCAATGTGGCTGGGAGTTGGCCAATCAGGGGCTACAACCACTCCATGGCTTCGCCGGGCATATTGGCACTTCAAATTATGCGATCGGCGCTGCAGGCATGGACGGCGTTTTTCATGAGTTGACGGCACACCTTCAACGTCCGCAAGGCAATGTTGACCTTATGCTTATGGTGATCGACCGCGACTCGGCGCAAGGTCTGCAAGCACCCGCGGTTTACCTGAAACTGATTGAAGGCCAACCGATGAAGACCGGCGAGGTGACGGTAACAGCTAAGGCCATCAGTAACGGACTTGCCCAGAATGGCCATATTGCCCTTTATGGCATTCATTTCGCGACTGATAGCGCGGCGCTGGAGGCGAGCTCTGACAAGGAACTAGGCGAGATGGCTAAAATGCTGAAGCAAGAACCTTCGGCGCATGTATATATCGTGGGGCATACCGATGATACAGGCGCGTTGCCCCATAATCTGAAGCTTTCCCGGGATCGAGCTGACGCGGTGGTTAAAGCTCTGATTACCCGGTACGGTATTTCGTCGAACCGGTTGGTTGCCGAGGGCGTCGCTTCTTTTGCGCCCGTTGCCAGTAACGCATCGGATCAGGGTCGCGCGCTCAATCGACGAGTTGAGATAGTTCTGCAATAG
- the rdgB gene encoding RdgB/HAM1 family non-canonical purine NTP pyrophosphatase, with translation MTTTLVIATHNLGKLREFEAMRLSLMPRFSALANIEFVPLTDWAGEPPEEDGDTFFENALIKARSAAALTGLPAIADDSGLEVVGLDGAPGIYSARYAGPDADDAENNQRLLQELAKRPQADRSARFVSTLAMVRTADDSAPLLAEGFWHGQIVDTPRGATGFGYDPLFYVPDRNCTAAELPASIKNRISHRAQALIELMRQLSNMRF, from the coding sequence ATGACAACGACGCTGGTTATCGCCACCCACAATTTGGGCAAACTCCGAGAATTCGAAGCCATGCGGCTTAGCCTCATGCCCCGCTTCTCTGCCTTGGCCAATATTGAATTTGTACCGCTGACCGATTGGGCGGGTGAGCCGCCTGAGGAAGATGGGGATACGTTTTTCGAAAATGCCCTGATTAAAGCGCGCTCGGCCGCGGCGCTGACCGGGCTGCCTGCCATTGCCGATGACTCAGGGCTTGAAGTCGTTGGACTCGATGGCGCACCGGGTATTTATTCGGCGCGTTACGCGGGGCCGGATGCGGACGATGCCGAGAATAATCAACGACTTTTACAGGAACTGGCGAAGCGTCCGCAAGCCGATCGCTCTGCGCGTTTTGTCAGCACGCTCGCCATGGTACGAACGGCAGATGACTCCGCACCCCTATTGGCCGAAGGCTTCTGGCACGGTCAAATTGTGGATACACCCCGCGGCGCGACCGGATTTGGCTATGACCCCCTGTTCTACGTGCCCGATCGCAATTGCACGGCGGCGGAGCTCCCTGCCAGCATCAAAAATCGCATCAGCCACCGTGCTCAAGCGCTGATTGAATTGATGCGTCAGTTAAGCAATATGCGTTTCTAA